In Methanothermococcus thermolithotrophicus DSM 2095, one DNA window encodes the following:
- a CDS encoding adenylosuccinate synthetase yields MTCTIIVGGQWGDEGKGKIVSYLCEKDNPAIIARGGVGPNAGHTVEVDGEKYGIRMIPTGFPNKKSKLAIGAGVLTDPEVLLKEVEMLEKFNVRERLIVDYRCGIIEPKHKEMDRSNVHLSKEIGSTGTGCGPANVDRAMRTLKQGKDVEALKDFLGDVSEEVNDALDAGKNVLIEGTQGSLLSLYYGNYPYVTSKDTTASSFAADVGVGPTKIDQVIVVFKSYPTRVGEGPFPTEMSVEEAEKLGIVEYGTVTGRRRRVGHFDFELAKKVCRLNGATQIALTCLDKYDDKCYGVTNYEDLTEKAKEFIKEIEEKVGVSVTVISTGPELHQTIDLRE; encoded by the coding sequence ATGACATGCACTATAATAGTAGGTGGCCAGTGGGGCGATGAAGGAAAAGGAAAAATAGTTAGTTACCTTTGTGAAAAGGATAATCCTGCAATAATTGCAAGAGGAGGAGTAGGTCCAAATGCAGGACATACCGTTGAGGTTGATGGAGAAAAGTACGGAATAAGAATGATTCCCACAGGATTTCCAAACAAAAAATCCAAACTTGCAATTGGTGCGGGGGTTTTAACGGACCCTGAGGTTCTCTTAAAGGAAGTAGAAATGCTCGAGAAATTCAATGTTAGAGAGAGATTGATTGTAGACTACAGATGCGGAATTATCGAACCTAAACATAAGGAAATGGATAGATCAAACGTCCATCTTTCAAAAGAAATTGGTTCCACAGGAACTGGATGCGGTCCTGCAAATGTAGATAGGGCAATGAGAACTTTAAAACAGGGAAAAGATGTTGAAGCTCTAAAGGACTTTTTAGGAGATGTTTCTGAAGAGGTAAACGATGCATTGGATGCTGGAAAGAATGTTTTAATTGAAGGTACCCAAGGCTCCTTACTTTCGTTGTACTATGGGAACTATCCTTACGTTACTTCAAAGGATACCACTGCATCATCTTTTGCAGCTGATGTTGGAGTAGGCCCTACAAAAATTGACCAAGTTATTGTAGTGTTTAAATCATACCCTACAAGAGTTGGAGAGGGTCCGTTCCCAACTGAAATGTCAGTGGAAGAGGCAGAAAAACTAGGAATTGTTGAGTACGGTACTGTTACAGGTAGAAGAAGAAGGGTCGGCCATTTTGATTTTGAACTGGCTAAAAAGGTATGTAGGTTAAATGGAGCTACACAGATAGCTCTTACATGTTTGGATAAATACGATGATAAATGCTATGGTGTTACAAACTATGAAGATTTAACTGAAAAAGCCAAAGAATTCATAAAAGAAATTGAAGAAAAAGTGGGCGTATCAGTTACAGTCATCTCCACAGGTCCGGAGCTTCACCAGACAATTGATCTTAGGGAGTAA
- a CDS encoding 50S ribosomal protein L11, protein MATEVVEILVTGGKATAGPPLGPAIGPLGVNIMQVVNEINSKTKDYEGMNVPVKVIVDTEKRSFEVEVGIPPATALIKKELGLEKGSQEPKHQIVGNLSMEQAVKVAKMKKDAMLSFDLKNATKEVIGTCVSLGVNVEGKDPKEVQKLIDAGEFDSYFNE, encoded by the coding sequence ATGGCCACAGAAGTTGTAGAAATACTTGTGACAGGTGGAAAAGCTACTGCAGGGCCACCATTAGGGCCAGCAATCGGTCCATTAGGTGTAAACATAATGCAAGTAGTTAATGAAATCAACAGTAAAACAAAAGACTACGAAGGAATGAACGTACCTGTTAAAGTTATTGTTGATACTGAAAAAAGATCATTTGAAGTAGAAGTTGGTATTCCACCAGCAACTGCTTTGATAAAAAAAGAATTGGGATTAGAAAAAGGTTCACAAGAACCAAAACACCAAATAGTAGGGAACTTGTCAATGGAACAAGCTGTAAAAGTAGCAAAAATGAAAAAAGATGCAATGCTTTCTTTTGACTTAAAAAATGCTACAAAAGAAGTTATAGGAACCTGTGTTTCATTAGGTGTTAATGTAGAAGGAAAAGATCCAAAAGAAGTACAAAAATTAATTGATGCTGGAGAATTCGACAGCTACTTCAACGAATAA
- a CDS encoding transcription elongation factor Spt5: MIFAVRTTTGQERNVAESLASKAEKEGLEIFSILATEDLKGYILVEASNRGAVEELVRKTFKVKGIVPGESSVNELEHLLTPTKIIENIDKGDVIELIAGPFKGEKARVTRVDKNKEEITLELMDAAVPIPITVGIEQVRIVSKTDH; the protein is encoded by the coding sequence ATGATTTTTGCTGTAAGAACTACAACAGGTCAGGAAAGAAACGTTGCAGAGTCCTTGGCTTCAAAAGCTGAAAAAGAAGGACTGGAAATTTTTTCAATACTTGCTACAGAAGACTTAAAAGGATACATACTTGTCGAAGCATCTAACAGAGGTGCGGTGGAAGAGCTCGTAAGAAAAACATTCAAAGTAAAGGGCATCGTCCCTGGAGAATCTTCAGTAAACGAACTTGAACACCTTTTAACGCCAACTAAGATAATCGAAAACATAGATAAGGGAGATGTTATCGAGCTCATTGCTGGACCATTCAAAGGGGAAAAGGCAAGAGTTACAAGAGTAGATAAAAACAAAGAAGAGATAACATTAGAGTTGATGGATGCAGCGGTTCCAATTCCAATAACTGTTGGAATAGAACAGGTAAGAATAGTATCCAAAACAGACCATTAA
- a CDS encoding protein translocase SEC61 complex subunit gamma — MAAVKKTSVKKPNMDLDSKVNELKDFLQQCKRVLMVSRKPTREEFLTISKVTGLGICVLGALGFIIHVPITYIKGLIKP; from the coding sequence TTGGCTGCAGTAAAAAAAACGAGTGTTAAAAAACCTAATATGGATTTGGATTCCAAAGTCAATGAATTAAAAGATTTTCTTCAACAATGTAAAAGAGTGTTAATGGTTTCTAGAAAACCTACAAGAGAGGAGTTTCTAACCATATCAAAAGTTACAGGTCTTGGAATTTGTGTCCTAGGAGCTCTTGGGTTTATAATCCATGTACCTATAACCTATATAAAAGGGTTAATAAAACCCTAA
- the ftsZ gene encoding cell division protein FtsZ, giving the protein MKFLKNFAEEEFLEDSPQELSDVDKELLALIEDAKARITVVGCGGAGNNAIHRLTIEGIDGAKTVAINTDAQHLIKTKTDEKVLIGKNLTRGLGAGGDPAKGEESAKENADDVKKALQDSDLVFITCGLGGGTGTGSAPVVAEISKKLGALTVAVVTLPFSMEGKIRMNNALAGLNKLKEVADTIVIIPNDKLLEIVPNMPLRTAFKVADEVLINSVKGMVELVQNAGDIHVDFADVRAVMSNGGIAMMGIGESDSEKRAKEAINEALNSPLLCVDVDGATGALIHITGPEDMSLEETKEIVSTVSERLDENAIIIWGTTIDESIENSLRVLLIITGTKSEGTYTIDVTKKKYLVDIPKI; this is encoded by the coding sequence TTGAAATTTTTAAAAAATTTTGCTGAAGAAGAGTTCTTGGAAGACTCACCTCAAGAGCTCTCAGATGTTGATAAGGAATTATTGGCATTAATAGAAGATGCCAAAGCTAGAATAACTGTAGTAGGTTGTGGTGGTGCAGGAAATAATGCCATACATAGATTAACAATTGAAGGGATAGATGGGGCAAAGACTGTAGCTATAAATACAGATGCTCAGCATTTAATAAAAACTAAGACTGATGAGAAGGTTCTAATTGGTAAGAACCTGACAAGAGGATTGGGTGCAGGTGGAGACCCTGCAAAAGGTGAAGAATCTGCGAAAGAAAATGCTGATGACGTTAAAAAAGCGCTCCAAGATTCTGATTTAGTATTTATAACCTGTGGTCTTGGTGGCGGTACTGGTACAGGTAGTGCACCAGTTGTTGCAGAAATATCTAAAAAATTAGGAGCTCTAACTGTTGCTGTAGTCACACTACCTTTTTCAATGGAAGGTAAGATTAGAATGAATAACGCCTTAGCTGGTTTAAACAAATTAAAAGAAGTTGCAGACACCATAGTTATCATTCCAAATGATAAATTATTGGAAATTGTTCCAAACATGCCTTTGAGAACTGCCTTTAAAGTAGCTGATGAAGTTTTAATAAACTCTGTTAAAGGAATGGTTGAATTAGTACAAAACGCTGGAGATATTCACGTAGATTTCGCTGATGTAAGGGCAGTTATGAGTAACGGCGGAATAGCAATGATGGGTATTGGTGAAAGTGACTCAGAGAAGAGAGCAAAAGAAGCAATAAACGAAGCATTGAACAGCCCATTACTTTGTGTAGATGTGGATGGTGCTACAGGAGCTCTTATTCATATCACCGGTCCAGAAGATATGAGCTTAGAAGAAACAAAAGAAATAGTGTCAACAGTTTCAGAAAGATTGGATGAGAATGCTATTATTATTTGGGGTACCACAATTGATGAGTCAATTGAAAACTCTTTAAGAGTATTATTGATTATTACCGGTACGAAATCAGAGGGAACATACACAATAGACGTTACTAAGAAAAAGTACCTTGTGGATATTCCAAAAATCTAA
- a CDS encoding DNA topoisomerase IV subunit A yields MISSAAREEAKKKIINLANDMYESIIKGSRPKIKFPVRSLTNARFDAEKGTFTLIGKEKVRTLTVNQAKIFAQTIKMMEFSKELLDTNDFSTLREAYYVSKNWGEARFDDQQPSNSVIEDLEAALDFLREELGFIPEEDGSSVVGHLKVIDKTPEGEEINVDCTKLGSGAYNIPNDVTKLEFETDADFILAIETAGMFARLNAEKFWKKHNCILASLKGVPARATRRFIKRLNEEHDLPVLVFTDGDPYGYLNIYRTLKVGSGKAVHLAGKLAIPDARLIGVTPQDIVDYDLPTHPLKEHDIKRLKDGLKNDDFIKTFPEWQNALNQMLEMKVRAEQQSLAKYGLKYVVEEYLPAKIEDEKTWLP; encoded by the coding sequence ATGATATCATCAGCAGCGAGAGAAGAAGCCAAGAAAAAGATAATAAATCTTGCAAATGACATGTACGAAAGCATTATCAAAGGTAGCAGACCTAAGATAAAATTTCCAGTTAGAAGTTTAACTAATGCGAGATTTGATGCTGAAAAGGGTACTTTCACACTTATTGGAAAGGAAAAAGTGAGAACATTAACCGTCAATCAGGCAAAAATATTTGCTCAGACAATTAAAATGATGGAGTTTTCAAAAGAATTACTGGATACAAATGATTTTTCCACACTAAGGGAAGCATATTATGTTTCTAAAAACTGGGGAGAAGCTAGATTTGACGATCAGCAGCCTTCAAACAGTGTTATAGAAGACCTTGAAGCTGCTTTAGACTTTTTAAGGGAAGAACTTGGATTCATACCTGAAGAAGATGGTTCATCTGTTGTAGGGCATTTGAAGGTTATAGATAAAACCCCTGAAGGAGAAGAAATAAATGTCGACTGTACAAAATTAGGTAGTGGGGCATACAATATTCCAAATGACGTTACAAAATTAGAGTTTGAAACAGATGCAGATTTTATTTTGGCTATCGAAACGGCAGGTATGTTCGCAAGGTTAAATGCTGAAAAGTTCTGGAAAAAACACAACTGTATTCTAGCGTCCCTAAAAGGTGTTCCGGCAAGGGCTACAAGAAGATTTATAAAAAGATTAAATGAAGAACATGATCTTCCAGTTCTCGTATTCACCGACGGTGACCCTTATGGGTACTTGAACATATATAGGACTTTAAAAGTAGGAAGTGGTAAAGCAGTTCATTTGGCAGGTAAACTTGCAATTCCAGATGCAAGATTAATAGGGGTTACCCCTCAAGATATAGTAGATTACGACTTACCTACCCACCCATTAAAAGAACATGACATTAAAAGATTAAAAGATGGTTTGAAAAACGATGATTTCATAAAGACATTCCCAGAATGGCAAAATGCATTAAATCAAATGCTTGAAATGAAGGTAAGGGCAGAACAACAGTCTTTGGCAAAATATGGTTTAAAGTATGTTGTTGAAGAATACTTGCCAGCAAAAATAGAGGACGAAAAAACATGGTTACCTTAA
- a CDS encoding 2,3-bisphosphoglycerate-independent phosphoglycerate mutase — protein MKAVIMVIDGLGDRPNENGNTPLKEAKTPTMDRIAKEGICGIMNAVDVGVRPGSDTAHLSILGYDPYTTYTGRGPFEAAGVGVKVKPGDIAFRCNFATIDDNFIVLDRRAGRIANTEELEKELDGLEIDGVKVIFKQSGGYRATLVLRGEGLSDKITDADPKKEGKKVKEIKPLDGSEEAIRTAEILNKIIRISYEKFNNHPVNEERRKEGLPVANVILPRGVGKVPQIQPFNEKYGLKGACIAGTGLIKGIAKMLNLDVIEVEGATGTPETAFMNKAKALVEALNNYDFVIINVKGADEAGHDGNYELKKEVIEKIDGMLDYIMKNIDKKEVYFVLTGDHSTPIEEKDHSADPIPIVIWGKSVRIDDVEKFDEFSTYKGGLGRIKGTHIMPILMDLMGLAKKYGA, from the coding sequence ATGAAAGCTGTTATTATGGTTATTGATGGTTTAGGTGATAGACCAAACGAAAATGGCAATACTCCTTTAAAAGAGGCAAAAACTCCAACAATGGATAGGATAGCAAAGGAAGGTATTTGTGGAATTATGAACGCGGTAGATGTTGGAGTTAGACCTGGGAGCGATACGGCACACTTATCAATATTGGGTTATGACCCTTACACCACCTACACTGGAAGAGGCCCATTTGAAGCTGCTGGAGTGGGAGTTAAAGTAAAACCTGGAGACATTGCATTTAGATGTAATTTCGCCACGATAGATGACAACTTTATAGTTTTAGATAGAAGGGCAGGTAGAATAGCAAACACTGAAGAACTGGAAAAAGAACTGGATGGTTTGGAAATTGACGGTGTTAAGGTAATATTTAAACAATCTGGGGGATACAGGGCTACTTTAGTTTTAAGGGGGGAAGGACTGAGTGACAAGATAACAGATGCCGATCCAAAAAAAGAAGGAAAAAAAGTTAAAGAGATTAAACCACTGGATGGTTCAGAAGAGGCTATAAGAACTGCAGAGATTTTAAACAAAATAATCAGAATATCCTATGAAAAATTTAATAATCACCCAGTAAATGAAGAAAGAAGAAAGGAAGGGCTTCCTGTAGCAAACGTAATACTACCAAGGGGTGTAGGTAAAGTTCCACAGATACAGCCATTTAATGAGAAATATGGCCTAAAAGGTGCATGTATTGCAGGCACGGGATTGATAAAAGGAATTGCCAAAATGCTAAATTTAGATGTTATAGAAGTAGAAGGTGCCACAGGAACTCCTGAAACGGCATTTATGAACAAGGCAAAAGCTCTTGTGGAAGCTTTAAACAATTATGATTTCGTTATAATAAACGTTAAAGGAGCTGACGAAGCTGGACATGATGGTAACTACGAACTTAAAAAAGAAGTTATCGAAAAAATCGATGGAATGTTGGACTACATTATGAAAAATATCGATAAAAAAGAAGTTTACTTTGTACTTACTGGAGACCACTCAACTCCAATAGAGGAAAAAGACCATTCTGCAGACCCAATCCCAATAGTAATTTGGGGAAAAAGTGTAAGAATTGATGACGTTGAAAAATTTGATGAATTTTCAACATACAAGGGCGGTTTAGGAAGGATAAAAGGCACCCATATAATGCCCATATTAATGGATTTAATGGGATTGGCTAAGAAGTATGGGGCATAA
- the twy1 gene encoding 4-demethylwyosine synthase TYW1, translating into MIPEYIYKILRKQHYQITDHSAVKLCGWVRKCFLENKSCYKSKFYGINAHRCIQCTPSAIWCQQNCIFCWRVLPTDLKEENQEGYKNPQWKDPEEVVEQILKMHRTVIMGYKGILDRIGEEKFNEALNPKHVALSLSGEPTIYPYLKELIEIFHKRGLTTFVVSNGILTEVIEEIEPTQLYVSLDAYDLESYKRICGGKESDWNRILETLDILQDKKRTCLRTTVIRNLNDDILKFLELYEMANTNFIEIKSYMNVGYSRKRLNLDDMLKHEEILDIAKTVEENSIFKLEDDSFDSRVVLLTNKNRKIDPKLKF; encoded by the coding sequence TTGATTCCCGAGTATATCTATAAAATTTTAAGAAAACAACACTATCAAATAACTGACCACAGTGCTGTTAAATTATGTGGCTGGGTTAGAAAATGCTTTTTGGAGAATAAAAGTTGTTATAAGTCTAAATTTTATGGCATAAATGCCCATAGATGCATACAATGTACTCCTTCAGCAATCTGGTGTCAGCAGAACTGCATATTTTGCTGGAGGGTACTTCCTACAGATTTAAAAGAAGAAAATCAGGAGGGCTACAAAAACCCACAGTGGAAGGACCCTGAAGAAGTCGTGGAACAAATTTTAAAAATGCATAGAACAGTTATAATGGGGTACAAAGGAATTTTAGATAGAATAGGTGAAGAAAAGTTTAATGAGGCTTTAAATCCTAAACACGTTGCCCTATCCCTATCTGGAGAACCTACCATTTATCCATATCTAAAAGAATTGATTGAAATTTTCCATAAAAGAGGTTTAACAACATTTGTAGTTTCGAATGGAATATTAACTGAAGTTATAGAAGAAATAGAGCCTACTCAACTTTATGTTTCATTGGATGCCTATGATTTAGAAAGCTATAAAAGAATATGTGGTGGAAAAGAATCTGATTGGAATAGAATTCTTGAAACCCTCGATATTCTTCAAGATAAGAAGCGAACATGCTTGAGAACTACAGTAATAAGGAATTTGAATGATGATATTTTGAAGTTTTTAGAGCTCTATGAAATGGCGAATACTAACTTTATAGAGATAAAATCCTACATGAATGTGGGTTATTCTAGAAAAAGATTGAATTTAGATGACATGCTTAAACATGAAGAAATACTAGATATTGCTAAAACAGTTGAAGAAAACAGCATATTCAAGCTTGAAGATGATTCCTTTGACAGTAGGGTGGTTCTATTAACAAATAAAAATAGAAAGATAGATCCGAAATTGAAATTCTAA
- a CDS encoding V4R domain-containing protein, translating into MAQIPLDTLKNADRPILGNDIDITLFRIIRFADLEKYLGAGANAVLYASGKKFGESLGLKSVDDIIEFCRDNKIGIVEVVNEDPLQIRVNECITCAGMPKMDKILCHFEGGFIAGCLGNILEKKIHIKETHCAGLGDDFCQFEVKIL; encoded by the coding sequence ATGGCACAAATTCCATTGGATACTTTAAAGAATGCAGATAGACCAATATTAGGCAACGACATAGATATAACTTTATTTAGAATCATTAGATTTGCAGATTTGGAGAAATACCTGGGTGCTGGGGCAAATGCAGTACTTTACGCTTCTGGAAAAAAATTTGGGGAATCATTAGGCCTAAAATCTGTAGATGACATAATTGAATTCTGCAGGGATAATAAAATTGGTATTGTCGAGGTAGTAAACGAAGATCCACTACAAATAAGGGTAAATGAGTGTATAACATGTGCAGGAATGCCTAAAATGGATAAGATATTGTGTCATTTTGAAGGGGGATTTATTGCAGGTTGTTTGGGAAATATACTGGAGAAAAAAATTCATATAAAGGAAACCCACTGTGCAGGGTTGGGCGATGATTTCTGCCAGTTTGAAGTTAAGATATTATAA
- a CDS encoding molybdopterin-guanine dinucleotide biosynthesis protein MobB: protein MRVIGIIGLKDTGKTNLICDILKNLKDMDVATVKNTYKDIYIDKEGTDSYKHKQYSNVAVFSTNKQTAFFYDRLSLEEILSKLDNELVIIEGFKEQLKDLNIPKILIVKDDNGLDLEDSQTIMVIKDYKYDIDEVVKNVLEKAVVPTYNLNCGHCGHNCKIFVEKVVNEELRWDRCVLSNGIKITVNGKTIPANPFVSKIIKNAIKGIVSSLKGADDPKSISIRIENEK, encoded by the coding sequence ATGAGAGTAATAGGGATAATCGGATTAAAAGATACTGGAAAAACAAATTTGATATGTGATATTCTAAAGAATCTTAAAGATATGGATGTCGCAACTGTAAAAAACACTTATAAAGACATATATATAGATAAAGAGGGTACAGATTCCTACAAACATAAACAATATTCAAATGTTGCAGTTTTTTCAACAAACAAACAAACAGCATTTTTTTACGATAGATTATCTCTTGAGGAAATTCTATCCAAACTTGATAATGAATTGGTAATAATAGAAGGTTTTAAAGAACAACTTAAAGATTTAAATATACCAAAAATACTTATAGTTAAGGACGATAATGGTTTGGACTTAGAAGACTCCCAAACCATTATGGTAATCAAAGATTATAAATATGATATCGATGAAGTTGTTAAGAATGTTCTTGAAAAAGCCGTAGTTCCTACATACAATTTAAATTGTGGCCATTGTGGCCATAACTGCAAAATATTTGTGGAAAAAGTTGTGAATGAGGAACTAAGATGGGATCGATGTGTTCTATCAAACGGGATAAAAATCACAGTTAATGGAAAAACGATCCCTGCAAATCCTTTTGTCTCAAAAATTATAAAAAATGCCATTAAAGGAATAGTAAGCTCTTTAAAAGGGGCAGACGATCCAAAAAGTATTTCGATAAGAATAGAAAACGAAAAATAG
- a CDS encoding helix-turn-helix transcriptional regulator, translating to MDINESKYEYMAEVFKAFADPTRLMILTLLSENESMCVCKIIDELKKPQPTISHHLNILKKSGIIKARKEGTWNHYYIVNPKVKEIMQIMDNVVE from the coding sequence ATGGATATTAATGAATCTAAATATGAATATATGGCAGAAGTCTTTAAAGCATTTGCTGATCCTACAAGATTAATGATATTAACATTGCTAAGTGAAAACGAAAGTATGTGTGTTTGTAAAATCATTGATGAATTGAAAAAACCGCAGCCAACAATATCCCACCATTTAAACATTCTAAAAAAATCTGGTATTATAAAGGCTAGAAAAGAAGGCACTTGGAATCACTACTATATTGTAAACCCAAAAGTTAAAGAAATAATGCAAATCATGGATAATGTTGTTGAATAA
- a CDS encoding GTP-binding protein, protein MGIQEEINRLEEEIKNTQYNKATQKHIGRLKAKLAKLRDEQQKPKTGGSGYSYAVRKTGDATVAFVGFPSVGKSTLLNKLTNANSEVGAYAFTTLTIIPGVLEHKGAKIQVLDAPGIISGASFGRGRGSEVLSAVRNVDLVMLVVDVFSPEHIPVIEKELYNVGIRLDQRPPDVKIVKKDRGGISVNTTLPLTKIDEETIVAVLNEHKIHNADIVVRDDITVDQLIDVVMDNRVYVPSLVVVNKIDLADKEQIDRMKEVLKDRPHIFVSGYKEINLEELKDKIFETLGFIKLYMKPQGKKPDLDEPLIILKGSTVEDVCNKLHRDFVKNFRYAQVWGKSAKHPGQRVGLDHVLEDEDILTIVIKRT, encoded by the coding sequence ATGGGGATTCAAGAGGAAATAAATAGATTAGAGGAAGAAATTAAAAACACACAGTATAACAAAGCCACTCAAAAGCATATAGGTAGATTAAAGGCAAAGCTGGCAAAATTAAGAGATGAGCAGCAGAAGCCCAAAACCGGGGGATCAGGATACTCCTATGCAGTTAGAAAAACCGGGGATGCCACCGTAGCGTTTGTTGGTTTTCCATCAGTTGGTAAATCCACACTATTGAATAAACTCACAAACGCAAATTCAGAAGTTGGAGCATATGCATTTACCACATTAACAATAATTCCAGGGGTTTTAGAACACAAGGGGGCCAAAATACAAGTACTGGATGCTCCAGGTATTATATCAGGAGCTTCCTTTGGTAGAGGTAGGGGAAGTGAAGTTCTTTCAGCAGTTAGAAACGTAGATTTGGTCATGCTTGTTGTAGATGTATTTTCACCAGAACATATTCCAGTTATTGAAAAGGAGTTATACAATGTGGGCATAAGATTGGATCAAAGACCTCCAGACGTTAAAATTGTAAAAAAGGACAGGGGCGGTATTTCAGTAAACACAACACTTCCTCTAACAAAAATAGATGAAGAAACTATTGTAGCAGTTTTAAATGAGCATAAGATACACAATGCAGATATTGTAGTAAGGGACGATATAACAGTGGATCAACTTATTGATGTGGTTATGGACAACAGAGTTTATGTTCCATCCTTGGTTGTAGTCAACAAAATAGATTTAGCTGATAAGGAACAGATAGACAGAATGAAAGAAGTTTTAAAAGATAGACCACACATTTTTGTGTCAGGATATAAGGAAATCAACCTTGAGGAATTAAAGGATAAAATCTTCGAAACCCTGGGATTTATAAAACTATACATGAAACCGCAGGGTAAAAAACCTGATTTGGACGAGCCTTTAATTATTTTAAAGGGCTCCACCGTAGAAGACGTATGTAATAAATTACACAGAGATTTTGTCAAAAATTTCAGGTACGCCCAAGTTTGGGGAAAATCCGCAAAGCATCCAGGTCAAAGGGTTGGACTTGACCATGTTTTAGAGGATGAAGATATTCTAACAATTGTTATAAAGAGGACTTAA
- the map gene encoding type II methionyl aminopeptidase has product MNKSQSQISLPSLSPEVYEKIIKAGEIVSKVREETVKKIKPGVKLYDIAEFVENRIRELGGEVAFPCNISINDIAAHYTPYYGDEKVFSENDIVKLDLGAHIDGYIGDSAITVDLSGSYNDLKKASEDALHTVIKEINPPMNVGEMGAIIQEVIESYGYKPISNLSGHVMHQYVLHSGVSVPNIKENTRDYIDVGDVVAIEPFATDGFGQVKDRSERYIFKYLTSRPVRLPVARKVLKIIENKYAYLPFAERWLSSEDPKYKGAIRNLMSSGCLYGYPTLIEKNHGMVTQTEHTIVITENGVEVTTK; this is encoded by the coding sequence ATGAACAAATCTCAATCTCAAATTTCATTACCTTCATTATCGCCAGAAGTATACGAAAAAATAATAAAAGCTGGAGAAATAGTTTCTAAAGTAAGGGAAGAAACTGTAAAAAAAATAAAACCAGGGGTTAAACTTTACGACATAGCAGAGTTTGTTGAAAATAGAATCAGAGAGCTCGGTGGAGAAGTGGCTTTCCCATGTAATATTTCAATAAATGATATTGCTGCCCATTATACCCCGTACTATGGAGACGAAAAAGTCTTTTCTGAAAATGACATTGTAAAATTAGATTTGGGAGCTCATATAGACGGATACATTGGAGATTCAGCAATAACTGTTGATTTATCCGGTTCATACAATGACCTAAAAAAAGCCTCTGAAGATGCGCTTCATACGGTAATAAAAGAAATAAACCCTCCGATGAATGTTGGAGAAATGGGTGCAATAATACAGGAAGTTATAGAAAGTTATGGATACAAACCTATTTCAAATCTTTCAGGTCATGTAATGCACCAGTATGTTCTACATTCAGGAGTGAGCGTCCCCAATATTAAAGAAAATACCAGAGACTATATCGATGTTGGAGATGTTGTAGCCATAGAACCATTTGCCACAGATGGCTTTGGACAGGTTAAAGATAGAAGTGAAAGATACATATTCAAATACCTAACTTCAAGACCAGTTAGATTACCTGTTGCAAGAAAAGTACTAAAAATTATAGAAAACAAATATGCATATTTACCTTTTGCAGAGAGATGGTTATCAAGTGAGGATCCTAAATACAAAGGTGCCATAAGAAACCTCATGAGCTCAGGGTGTTTGTATGGTTACCCTACATTAATAGAGAAAAATCACGGGATGGTTACTCAGACAGAACATACAATTGTAATTACTGAGAATGGAGTTGAGGTTACAACTAAATAG